Sequence from the Dehalococcoidia bacterium genome:
ATCCTCACCGCCATGTCCCGGCACGGGACCGACTTCGGCGAGGCCCTGCGCGCCGCCCAGGAGTTGGGTTACGCCGAGGCGGACCCGACGAACGACATCGAGGGCGAGGACGCGCGCTACAAGCTGGCAATCCTCGCCAGCCTCGCCTTCCGCGGGCAGGTACGGGTCGAAGACATCTACCGCGAGGGCATCACGCGGCTCACGGCGCGGGACTTCCGTTACGCCCAGGAACTGGGTTACGCCATCAAGCTCCTGGCGCTCGCGAAGCAGGAGCAGCACGGCGTGCAGGCGCGCGTCCATCCCGCCCTCGTGCCTCTGGACGAGCCGCTCGCGAAGGTCGATGGCGTCTTGAATGCCGTGCAGGTCGAAGGTGACCTCAGCGGCAAGGTGCTCTTCCAGGGGCGCGGCGCCGGCAGCCTGCCAACCACGAGCGCCGTCATCGCCGATGTCCTCGACGCTGCCCAGAGCATCATCGGCGGCCGCCGCCAGGTGAACGCGCGTAACGAGGCGGTCACCACCATCGTTCCAATGGCGGAGCTCCGCACGAGGTACTACATCAGGCTGACAGTCGCCGACCGCCCCGGCGTGCTGGCCCAGATATCACGCATCCTGGGGGAGAGCGCGATCAGCATCTCGTCAGTGATCCAGAAAGAGGCGCACGAGGACGCCCAGACGGCCGAGCTTGTCATAATGACTCACGTAGCGAATGAGGCCGCGATGCAGAAGGCAATGGCGCTCCTCAGTGGCCTCGACGTCGTCCAAGAGATAGGGAACTTCATTCGCGTGGAGCAGCAATGACAACCCGGCGTGAGGTCCCCTTCACGGGCGACGCCCTCGGTTGGGTGCACAGCGAGCTCGCCGAAATCAAGAGCAAGCTCGCCCTGGCGCAACAGGGCACCGACCAGGGGCGCGCCCTCGCCGCCGACGCCGCCGACAAGGCGAACTCCCTGCGCGCGCGTCTCGACC
This genomic interval carries:
- a CDS encoding homoserine dehydrogenase, with translation MAPREAVRVGLIGVGTVGSGVARILAEKRETYARQLGVPLELKAALVRDLAKERPGLPPQYRELLTTDPNEVLDNEDIDIVVEVWVGEHPALEFISRALEGGKYVVTANKEVMAKHGSRLLALARDRGVDLLFEASVGGGIPIIAPLKRDLLANRILSLSAIINGTTNYILTAMSRHGTDFGEALRAAQELGYAEADPTNDIEGEDARYKLAILASLAFRGQVRVEDIYREGITRLTARDFRYAQELGYAIKLLALAKQEQHGVQARVHPALVPLDEPLAKVDGVLNAVQVEGDLSGKVLFQGRGAGSLPTTSAVIADVLDAAQSIIGGRRQVNARNEAVTTIVPMAELRTRYYIRLTVADRPGVLAQISRILGESAISISSVIQKEAHEDAQTAELVIMTHVANEAAMQKAMALLSGLDVVQEIGNFIRVEQQ